One Dehalococcoidia bacterium genomic region harbors:
- the ispG gene encoding flavodoxin-dependent (E)-4-hydroxy-3-methylbut-2-enyl-diphosphate synthase, translating to MNRRNSKPLWVGNVKIGGDAPITVQSMTKTDTRDVSATVKQIKELEESGCELIRCAVPDMEAAKALGSIKSQISIPLIADIHFHDQLALESLRQGVDCLRLNPGNIRDAEKVKSIVQEAKIREIPIRIGVNFGSLPPVGAIGVTKGQHRHADGVNQLLKGSSKEIENGAISAVDHMVATGLWEIQLLEDLDFDLIKISLKAYDIDTTVEAYRKLAPMIPYPFHLGITESGTARSGSIRSAIGLGTLLYEGIGDTIRVSLSDESKEEVEVGFEILKALNLRDKGVQIVACPSCGRADVDIRKLANTVDSMLKDLDSNIKVAVMGCEVNGPGEAKDADVGIAAGNGRAVIFRKGKKARVVEEENMLSALLEEIEYTANSHL from the coding sequence ATGAATCGCAGAAACAGCAAACCCCTTTGGGTGGGTAATGTAAAAATTGGAGGTGATGCACCTATCACTGTCCAATCGATGACCAAAACAGATACTCGAGATGTGTCCGCTACCGTAAAGCAAATTAAGGAACTTGAGGAATCCGGATGTGAACTCATACGATGTGCTGTGCCTGATATGGAAGCTGCAAAAGCACTGGGATCCATCAAATCCCAAATTTCAATCCCACTAATTGCAGACATCCATTTCCATGACCAACTGGCATTGGAATCGTTGCGACAAGGTGTGGACTGCCTCCGCTTAAACCCTGGGAATATCCGTGATGCTGAAAAGGTTAAATCCATCGTGCAAGAAGCAAAGATTCGCGAAATTCCTATACGGATAGGCGTTAATTTTGGAAGCCTTCCTCCAGTAGGTGCAATTGGTGTTACAAAAGGGCAGCATCGTCATGCAGATGGCGTCAATCAGCTCCTTAAAGGCTCCTCGAAGGAAATTGAAAACGGCGCTATTTCAGCCGTAGATCATATGGTCGCCACTGGACTTTGGGAAATTCAGCTCTTAGAAGATCTAGATTTTGATCTTATTAAAATATCACTTAAGGCTTATGACATTGATACAACTGTTGAAGCGTATCGAAAATTAGCTCCAATGATTCCATATCCCTTCCATTTAGGGATTACAGAGTCCGGCACGGCACGTTCGGGATCCATACGAAGTGCTATCGGCCTAGGCACGCTGCTTTATGAAGGAATTGGAGACACCATCCGAGTGTCACTCAGTGATGAATCTAAAGAAGAAGTTGAAGTAGGCTTTGAAATTCTTAAAGCATTAAATCTTCGTGATAAGGGAGTACAAATAGTAGCATGCCCTTCGTGTGGTAGAGCCGACGTGGATATCAGAAAATTGGCTAATACTGTCGATTCAATGCTTAAAGATCTTGATTCAAATATCAAGGTTGCTGTAATGGGGTGTGAAGTCAATGGGCCAGGAGAAGCTAAGGATGCAGATGTTGGTATTGCTGCAGGCAATGGAAGAGCCGTTATTTTTCGCAAAGGGAAGAAAGCCCGAGTTGTTGAAGAAGAAAATATGCTATCCGCCCTCTTAGAGGAAATTGAATACACTGCTAATTCGCATTTATAG
- a CDS encoding elongation factor Ts, whose product MDSKKALEASNGDIDEAENTLRAKGIAKAASKAGRTTAEGIIDSYIHAGSRIGAMVELNCETDFVGRTPEFQELAHNIAMQVAAMSPIYLSEEEIPEGEKRSSDEICLMNQSFIKDSSKTISDLILEVRAKVGENIRVGRFQRFGLGE is encoded by the coding sequence ATGGACTCCAAAAAGGCTCTTGAAGCCTCTAATGGCGATATCGATGAAGCTGAAAATACGCTTCGCGCTAAAGGTATTGCAAAAGCTGCCTCCAAAGCAGGCCGTACCACCGCTGAAGGAATCATAGATTCCTACATACATGCAGGTAGCCGAATCGGAGCGATGGTTGAACTAAACTGTGAAACTGACTTTGTAGGTAGAACACCTGAATTTCAAGAATTAGCACACAATATCGCAATGCAAGTTGCCGCCATGTCTCCAATTTACCTTAGTGAGGAAGAAATTCCTGAAGGTGAAAAAAGGAGTTCTGATGAAATTTGCTTAATGAACCAGTCGTTCATTAAGGACTCCAGCAAGACAATATCTGACTTAATTCTTGAAGTTCGAGCTAAGGTCGGCGAAAACATCAGGGTAGGAAGATTCCAGCGTTTTGGTCTTGGCGAGTAG
- the frr gene encoding ribosome recycling factor: MENEEVTLILEDAEERMQKSLDFLKLEMDSIRTGRANPSMLDSLKIEAYGTLMPINQLATVSVPEPRMLIIQPFDKNSLSSIEKELQKSELGLTPNNDGSVIRLSIPQMTQERRQEMVKRLKRLQEDTHVSIRNVRRDALEHLRSLEKNKEISQDDLRREQDSLQKITDSHISRADSETSRKESELMEV; the protein is encoded by the coding sequence ATGGAGAACGAGGAAGTCACACTCATCTTAGAAGATGCTGAAGAGCGAATGCAAAAGTCTTTAGACTTTTTAAAGCTCGAGATGGATTCAATTCGAACTGGTCGTGCAAACCCAAGTATGCTTGACTCATTAAAAATTGAAGCTTATGGAACATTAATGCCTATTAATCAACTGGCTACCGTTTCGGTACCGGAACCACGCATGCTAATAATTCAACCTTTCGACAAAAACTCTTTGTCTTCCATTGAAAAGGAATTGCAAAAATCTGAGCTCGGCCTCACTCCTAATAACGATGGCTCTGTAATAAGGCTATCTATACCGCAAATGACCCAGGAGCGCCGGCAAGAAATGGTTAAGCGATTGAAGCGACTCCAAGAAGACACCCATGTTTCTATTCGAAACGTAAGGCGTGACGCTTTAGAACACTTAAGAAGTCTCGAGAAAAACAAAGAGATCTCACAAGATGATTTACGACGAGAACAGGATTCTCTACAAAAAATTACTGATTCCCACATATCTCGCGCTGACAGTGAAACATCGCGAAAAGAATCAGAATTAATGGAGGTCTAA
- the pdxS gene encoding pyridoxal 5'-phosphate synthase lyase subunit PdxS, with amino-acid sequence MPTNETNTSVETGSFAIKAGLAQMLKGGVIMDVVDADQAKIAEDAGACSVMALERVPADIRADGGVARMSDPEMIEEIMKSVTIPVMAKVRIGHFVEAQILEAIGIDYIDESEVLTPADEEHHVWKHDFKIPFVCGCRDLGEALRRIGEGAAMIRTKGEAGTGDVVEAVRHMRTVNKQIKRLHVMGDDELTAYARDLGVSLELLRIVKKEGKLPVVNFAAGGVATPADAALMMQLGADGVFVGSGIFKSGDPSARAKAIVKSVTHYKDAYALAEASKGLGEAMVGISVRSLQPDQELAARGI; translated from the coding sequence ATGCCTACAAATGAAACTAACACTAGTGTAGAAACTGGCTCTTTTGCTATCAAAGCAGGCCTAGCACAAATGCTTAAGGGTGGCGTCATCATGGATGTTGTCGATGCCGACCAAGCAAAAATAGCTGAAGATGCTGGTGCATGCTCAGTCATGGCTCTTGAGCGTGTCCCCGCTGATATTCGTGCAGACGGGGGGGTAGCCCGAATGTCTGATCCAGAAATGATTGAAGAAATCATGAAATCAGTCACTATCCCTGTAATGGCAAAAGTACGAATAGGCCATTTCGTTGAAGCCCAAATCCTTGAAGCTATCGGTATTGACTATATCGATGAATCTGAAGTTCTAACACCTGCGGATGAAGAGCATCATGTTTGGAAACACGACTTTAAAATTCCTTTCGTTTGTGGATGTCGCGACTTGGGTGAAGCCTTAAGGCGCATTGGTGAAGGTGCAGCTATGATCCGAACAAAAGGAGAAGCAGGCACTGGCGACGTAGTTGAGGCTGTTAGGCATATGCGAACAGTCAATAAGCAAATAAAACGCTTACATGTAATGGGCGATGACGAATTGACAGCCTACGCCAGAGACTTGGGCGTTTCTCTTGAACTACTCCGCATTGTAAAAAAAGAAGGCAAACTCCCAGTTGTTAATTTTGCAGCAGGTGGTGTTGCAACTCCTGCCGATGCAGCACTCATGATGCAATTGGGTGCCGATGGTGTATTCGTTGGTTCAGGTATTTTTAAATCTGGGGACCCTTCAGCAAGAGCTAAAGCTATTGTAAAATCAGTTACCCATTACAAAGATGCTTACGCCTTAGCAGAAGCATCCAAAGGTCTAGGAGAAGCCATGGTAGGTATCAGCGTGCGCTCCTTACAACCTGATCAGGAATTAGCTGCTAGGGGTATTTAG
- the uppS gene encoding polyprenyl diphosphate synthase translates to MALGPHDTSPFKPLEQKLPNHVAIIMDGNGRWATEKGLPRTAGHQAGTENIARVLNALQSQSVKYVTLYAFSTENWGRPDSEISGLMVILQTAIDAQVNELHKRNVRIRHLGALHRLSPKLRQSITAAVDRTQGNTGLTLCVAFDYGGRAEIVQAVKRIMEQTSDPGEITEELIQSNLYLPDVPYPDLIIRTAGEQRLSNFLIWQAAYSEYYQTPIFWPEFDEKEVQRALDEYLLRQRKFGATSDALSEDHEYI, encoded by the coding sequence ATGGCACTAGGCCCTCACGACACTTCTCCTTTTAAGCCTTTGGAGCAAAAATTGCCAAATCACGTGGCAATCATAATGGACGGGAATGGGCGATGGGCAACTGAAAAGGGTCTTCCTCGCACTGCAGGCCATCAAGCTGGCACTGAAAATATTGCACGCGTTTTAAATGCGCTTCAATCCCAGTCTGTAAAATATGTAACTCTCTATGCATTCTCAACCGAAAACTGGGGCAGGCCCGACTCAGAAATATCAGGATTAATGGTTATTCTCCAAACAGCAATTGACGCTCAAGTAAACGAGCTTCACAAGAGGAACGTACGTATACGGCATTTGGGGGCTCTCCATCGTCTATCACCTAAACTCAGGCAATCCATCACTGCCGCCGTAGATAGGACACAGGGCAACACCGGTTTAACACTTTGTGTTGCTTTCGACTATGGAGGGAGAGCAGAAATTGTTCAGGCAGTTAAAAGAATCATGGAGCAAACAAGTGACCCGGGAGAAATTACTGAAGAGTTAATTCAATCCAACCTTTATTTACCAGACGTTCCTTACCCTGATTTGATTATTCGTACAGCAGGAGAGCAAAGATTAAGTAATTTCCTTATATGGCAAGCTGCTTATAGCGAATATTACCAAACTCCAATTTTCTGGCCTGAATTTGACGAGAAAGAAGTACAAAGGGCCCTTGATGAATATCTATTAAGGCAACGTAAATTCGGAGCTACATCTGATGCTCTAAGTGAAGATCATGAATACATTTAA
- the pyrH gene encoding UMP kinase, whose protein sequence is MRKPSEFKRAVLKLSGESLRGSSSDGIDWSVLEYLANEVKKGIGLGVQIALVVGGGNIWRGAEAEQEGMDRATADYAGMLATIINALALQDSLERVGVVTRTQSALEIRAVAEPYIYRRAVRHLEKKRVVVFAAGTGNPYMTTDTTAALRAIEMNADLLLMAKNAVDGVYDSDPKQNPNAKKFHSVSYIEILNRQLQVMDPTALSLCMENKLPIHVFDVFNRDSISRILSGEHIGTLINSTNK, encoded by the coding sequence ATGCGTAAGCCCTCCGAATTTAAACGCGCGGTTTTGAAACTTAGTGGTGAATCGTTGCGTGGCAGTTCATCCGATGGTATTGATTGGTCAGTTCTTGAATATTTAGCGAACGAAGTAAAAAAAGGTATCGGCCTAGGTGTTCAAATAGCACTAGTTGTAGGTGGAGGTAATATTTGGCGTGGTGCCGAGGCAGAGCAAGAGGGCATGGACCGTGCGACCGCTGATTACGCAGGAATGCTGGCTACTATCATCAATGCGCTAGCACTTCAAGATTCCTTAGAGCGCGTTGGTGTAGTTACTCGCACGCAATCCGCACTAGAAATTCGTGCTGTTGCTGAACCTTATATCTACAGACGTGCTGTAAGGCATCTTGAAAAGAAGAGAGTAGTTGTTTTTGCAGCAGGAACAGGGAATCCTTACATGACGACTGATACTACTGCAGCGTTACGTGCTATAGAAATGAACGCTGACTTGCTCTTGATGGCAAAGAATGCCGTTGATGGCGTATACGATTCGGATCCTAAGCAAAATCCCAATGCCAAAAAATTTCACAGCGTTAGTTATATAGAAATATTAAATCGGCAACTGCAGGTAATGGACCCCACCGCATTATCTCTATGTATGGAAAATAAACTACCAATTCATGTATTCGATGTGTTCAACCGTGATTCGATAAGCCGAATCCTTTCTGGGGAGCACATAGGCACACTGATAAACTCAACGAATAAATAA
- a CDS encoding proline--tRNA ligase, with protein sequence MRVSKLLSKTLRDDPSEVETISHKLMLRSGMILQVTSGVYSYLPLALRSIQKIEQIVREEMNAANGQEVLMPALQPLEIWQQTRRNEAFGDNLFTLKDRREREMVLAPTHEETITAMAAAHIESYRDLPVTLYQIQTKFRDEPRPRAGLLRGREFIMKDAYSFNLNQNSLDESYQRMREAYRNIFRRCGLPTIEVEADSGAIGGKDSHEFIMPAESGEDLILFCNESGYAANVERAKSTISNVVITEPDELELIDTPSVKTIEELSSFLGIAEEQTLKAVFYQADSELILVTIRGDIEVNEVKLKNHLHVTDLHLATEEETRLSSLTPGSTSPIGLNNIRTIADFSIESGGNYAAGANINDKHYINVNYPRDFKVDEILDIATAREGDKSPDGKGILVSTRGIEVGHVFKLGTFFTDALGLEYADEQGKLSPVLMGCYGIGVSRILAAAIEQNHDDKGIIFPAPIAPYQVQLISLNIDNEEVSSTSAVLYQALIDSGCDVLWDDRLETAGVKFNDSDLLGLPLRIIVSPRNLKDGVIELKRRRDDSSSKIGLDDVVPEAKILLAKDDL encoded by the coding sequence ATGCGTGTTTCCAAATTACTATCAAAAACATTACGGGATGACCCTAGTGAAGTAGAAACTATCAGTCATAAATTAATGCTTCGCTCCGGAATGATTCTCCAAGTTACCTCGGGGGTCTATTCATATCTCCCTCTCGCCTTGCGTTCAATCCAAAAAATTGAGCAAATCGTTCGCGAAGAAATGAATGCTGCCAACGGACAAGAAGTGCTCATGCCTGCACTGCAGCCTTTAGAAATATGGCAGCAAACACGAAGAAACGAAGCTTTTGGAGATAATCTTTTTACGCTAAAAGACCGACGTGAGCGGGAAATGGTTTTGGCGCCCACTCACGAGGAAACTATTACAGCCATGGCTGCTGCGCATATAGAGTCGTACCGAGATCTGCCAGTTACTCTGTACCAAATACAAACTAAGTTTCGAGATGAACCCAGGCCACGAGCAGGCCTACTAAGAGGGCGTGAATTCATTATGAAAGACGCCTATTCTTTTAATCTTAACCAAAATAGTTTAGATGAGAGCTACCAACGTATGCGTGAAGCTTACCGAAATATTTTCCGTCGATGTGGCTTACCCACCATAGAAGTAGAAGCAGATAGTGGAGCCATTGGAGGAAAAGACTCTCATGAATTCATAATGCCCGCCGAAAGCGGGGAGGATTTAATCCTTTTTTGCAATGAATCGGGCTATGCAGCAAACGTTGAGCGAGCAAAATCTACTATCTCCAACGTTGTAATCACTGAACCTGATGAGCTCGAATTAATCGATACCCCTTCGGTAAAAACCATTGAAGAACTATCCTCCTTTTTGGGCATAGCTGAAGAGCAAACATTGAAAGCGGTATTTTACCAAGCAGACTCCGAACTCATCCTTGTTACAATTCGCGGAGATATAGAAGTCAACGAAGTAAAATTAAAAAACCATTTACATGTAACTGATTTACATCTCGCAACAGAGGAGGAAACCCGCCTATCGAGCCTGACACCTGGCTCGACATCACCGATTGGTCTAAATAACATCCGAACCATTGCCGATTTTTCAATTGAATCAGGAGGCAATTATGCAGCTGGGGCCAATATCAATGACAAACATTACATCAATGTGAATTACCCAAGGGACTTCAAAGTTGATGAAATCCTTGATATTGCAACTGCACGCGAAGGTGACAAAAGCCCTGATGGGAAAGGCATTTTAGTCTCAACTAGAGGCATTGAGGTGGGGCATGTCTTCAAACTTGGAACGTTTTTCACGGACGCATTGGGCCTTGAATACGCAGATGAACAGGGAAAGCTTTCACCTGTTCTAATGGGTTGCTATGGAATCGGAGTCTCCCGAATACTGGCTGCTGCAATTGAGCAAAATCACGACGACAAAGGAATTATTTTCCCTGCACCTATAGCTCCATACCAGGTACAACTTATTTCACTGAATATCGATAACGAAGAAGTCTCATCTACGTCCGCTGTTTTATATCAAGCCTTAATTGACTCGGGTTGTGACGTATTATGGGACGATCGCCTAGAAACCGCGGGGGTAAAATTCAATGACTCTGATTTACTGGGGCTCCCTTTAAGGATCATCGTAAGTCCGAGGAACCTGAAGGACGGAGTTATAGAGTTAAAGCGAAGGAGAGACGATTCTAGCTCCAAAATAGGACTAGATGATGTCGTGCCTGAAGCAAAGATACTACTTGCCAAAGATGATTTATAA
- the rseP gene encoding RIP metalloprotease RseP, translated as MTILAFLGILTILVLVHELGHFSIAKLFKVKIIEFGLGYPPRLFSFTFKETVYSLNSLPLGGFVRMLGEEESSEQGSFSRKSPWQRLAILSAGSAMNLLLPIFLFWGAFIIPHSVHETKVVILEVAANSPAEKAGLAKGDIVSTVEGDTIFNSNDLLNLIQSNLNASSNWVIERNDSLKEIYIPEIRENPPEGEGSIGIKIGNGRVYLKNVPLGSSFETLGFRSSDLILQVNGVRVFDSGEFYELMESTTEPYEILLLRGSTLKKIPITDPLISIEEISTSTLGSIKRSNNIFKATEMSIEQLTSIFSLIGREVSSLLKGTTQLQLAGPVGIAKITGDVAKSGINSLLLWAGILSINLGILNLLPIPALDGGRIVFVLFELVSGGKRLSPQHEKLIHLVGFFSLIGLIFMITVNDIQQIIGPA; from the coding sequence ATGACTATTCTAGCTTTCTTAGGGATTCTAACGATCCTTGTCCTTGTCCACGAGCTAGGGCATTTTTCGATTGCAAAGCTATTTAAAGTAAAAATTATAGAATTTGGCCTGGGGTATCCTCCAAGGCTCTTCAGTTTTACTTTTAAAGAGACTGTCTATTCCCTCAATTCACTGCCGCTCGGGGGATTTGTTCGAATGTTAGGGGAGGAAGAAAGTAGTGAGCAGGGAAGCTTTTCTCGAAAGAGCCCTTGGCAACGACTCGCAATTTTAAGTGCAGGTTCTGCAATGAATCTTCTCTTACCCATTTTCCTTTTTTGGGGAGCGTTCATCATTCCTCACTCTGTTCATGAAACGAAAGTTGTCATCCTAGAGGTCGCAGCGAATTCACCCGCGGAAAAAGCCGGTCTAGCAAAAGGGGATATCGTCAGCACTGTTGAAGGCGATACCATCTTCAATTCAAACGACTTATTGAATCTGATCCAATCCAATTTAAATGCTTCCTCAAATTGGGTAATCGAACGCAACGATAGCTTAAAAGAAATCTATATACCTGAAATACGTGAAAATCCCCCTGAAGGAGAGGGTAGTATAGGAATCAAAATAGGCAATGGACGAGTTTATCTAAAAAATGTGCCTCTGGGTTCTAGCTTTGAGACTCTTGGGTTCCGAAGCAGTGACTTGATCCTGCAGGTAAATGGAGTAAGGGTTTTTGATAGTGGCGAATTCTATGAACTTATGGAAAGCACTACCGAGCCTTATGAAATTCTACTTCTCAGAGGCTCAACTTTAAAAAAAATACCAATAACTGACCCCCTTATATCTATCGAGGAAATTTCGACTTCCACACTAGGCTCTATCAAACGATCAAATAATATCTTCAAGGCTACTGAAATGAGCATTGAGCAACTAACCAGCATATTCTCATTAATCGGTCGTGAAGTTTCATCTTTGCTAAAAGGGACAACTCAACTTCAATTGGCTGGCCCAGTGGGAATAGCCAAAATCACAGGTGATGTCGCAAAATCAGGCATTAATTCTTTACTACTGTGGGCTGGAATCCTCTCTATAAATCTTGGAATTCTCAATCTACTGCCAATACCAGCACTTGACGGAGGTCGTATTGTGTTCGTCTTATTTGAATTAGTTAGTGGTGGTAAGCGCTTATCTCCACAACATGAAAAACTAATTCACTTAGTCGGGTTCTTCAGCTTAATAGGGTTAATCTTTATGATCACTGTCAACGATATCCAGCAAATAATTGGACCCGCGTAA
- the dxr gene encoding 1-deoxy-D-xylulose-5-phosphate reductoisomerase: protein MKNIVILGSTGSIGTQTLDVVRNLPGQFNILGLSAGANVNLLCAQVNEHKPLMVCANPIEELTKKIDPSLISTVEHMVTNPKVELVMIASTGLSGLLPTLKALEAGKTVALANKEVIVMAGELLVQHARKHNAQLIPVDSEPSAIWQCLRGESSLPSKLLITASGGPFRKTPLDKFELITPEQALAHPTWKMGEKITIDSSTLMNKAFEVIESRWLFDIPFDKIEVYIHPQSVIHSMVEFADGSVKAQIGPPDMRTPIQVALTYPERQFNPSLAAYNPLDYPSLTFEKLDLSRYPCFSIGLQAGLKGLTYPTVLSSADEECVHHFLGGSIGFNDIPALLRNVLDAHTPNAVSCLEDILEADAFARSHIKQFIANAKKN, encoded by the coding sequence ATGAAAAATATAGTAATTTTAGGCTCCACTGGTTCAATAGGTACACAGACATTAGATGTCGTACGAAACCTTCCAGGTCAGTTCAATATACTAGGCTTATCAGCGGGCGCTAATGTCAATTTACTATGCGCACAGGTAAATGAGCACAAACCATTGATGGTTTGTGCGAATCCAATAGAAGAATTAACAAAAAAGATCGATCCTTCTCTTATCAGTACTGTTGAGCACATGGTTACGAATCCTAAAGTGGAATTGGTAATGATAGCTTCTACAGGTTTATCTGGACTTCTACCTACCTTAAAAGCACTTGAAGCCGGCAAAACGGTAGCCCTCGCAAATAAAGAAGTCATAGTTATGGCAGGCGAATTGCTAGTGCAACATGCACGAAAACACAATGCACAACTAATCCCTGTCGATAGCGAACCTTCTGCAATTTGGCAATGCCTTAGAGGGGAAAGTAGTTTGCCTAGTAAATTATTAATTACCGCATCTGGAGGTCCTTTTCGAAAAACTCCGTTAGACAAATTTGAGCTAATTACACCTGAACAGGCACTAGCTCACCCGACGTGGAAAATGGGGGAAAAAATAACTATCGATTCATCAACTCTTATGAATAAGGCCTTTGAAGTAATTGAAAGCAGATGGTTATTCGACATACCTTTCGATAAAATTGAAGTTTATATCCATCCACAAAGCGTAATTCACTCGATGGTCGAATTCGCTGACGGCTCTGTGAAGGCCCAAATAGGCCCTCCCGATATGCGAACGCCCATTCAAGTAGCTCTTACTTATCCCGAACGTCAATTTAATCCATCTTTAGCAGCATACAATCCTTTAGATTACCCCTCATTGACATTTGAAAAGCTCGATTTAAGTCGATATCCGTGTTTTTCAATAGGGCTACAGGCAGGACTAAAAGGATTAACTTACCCTACTGTATTAAGTTCTGCTGATGAGGAGTGTGTACATCATTTTCTTGGCGGATCGATAGGTTTCAACGATATACCTGCTCTACTTCGCAATGTACTTGATGCGCATACACCTAACGCCGTATCTTGTTTGGAAGACATTCTGGAAGCGGATGCTTTTGCTCGTAGTCATATAAAGCAATTTATTGCTAACGCGAAAAAAAATTAA
- a CDS encoding phosphatidate cytidylyltransferase — MNTFNFTNLQLRLISALLYLPALGLVFGLGGVWFVLAASFAVYIGTHELLTLLKKAGWQPLIPQGAIIAACLIAGLQFNEIDQLLYWIFAAFILALISLITRQSLIAIGDWSVTSTGILYVSLPISSLVLMRLEPNGLHWSIFAILTTFATDTGAYIGGKLVGRHKLIPSVSPNKTWEGAGFGICSAIFCAFALNHFFDAIPNDLALSLILGLGIGVLSQAGDLLESTFKRLANVKDSGKIIPGHGGILDRLDSLIPIFPFVYLVFIYWPGA, encoded by the coding sequence ATGAATACATTTAATTTTACAAATCTCCAGCTGCGCCTAATAAGTGCGTTACTTTATTTACCAGCACTAGGGCTAGTCTTTGGACTTGGAGGCGTCTGGTTTGTTCTTGCCGCTAGTTTTGCTGTTTACATAGGTACTCATGAATTACTTACTCTTTTAAAAAAAGCTGGCTGGCAACCATTAATTCCGCAAGGAGCAATAATTGCAGCCTGCCTTATCGCAGGCCTCCAATTTAATGAGATCGATCAGTTGCTATATTGGATATTTGCTGCTTTTATACTGGCTCTCATCTCATTAATTACACGCCAATCACTGATTGCCATTGGAGATTGGAGCGTGACTTCTACAGGTATCCTTTACGTTTCATTACCTATCTCATCTTTAGTTCTAATGCGATTGGAACCTAATGGCCTTCATTGGTCTATATTTGCAATACTCACAACCTTCGCTACGGATACAGGAGCTTATATTGGAGGAAAGCTTGTTGGTCGACACAAGCTAATTCCTTCGGTTTCACCTAATAAAACTTGGGAAGGCGCTGGATTCGGAATATGCAGTGCTATCTTTTGTGCATTTGCTCTTAATCATTTTTTCGATGCAATTCCAAACGATCTTGCCTTATCTTTAATATTAGGGCTAGGAATCGGAGTGCTTTCACAAGCTGGTGACCTGCTAGAATCAACCTTTAAGCGTTTAGCTAACGTAAAGGACTCAGGGAAAATCATTCCCGGACATGGTGGAATCCTAGATCGGCTGGATAGCCTTATCCCTATCTTCCCTTTTGTATACCTCGTTTTTATATACTGGCCCGGAGCTTAA
- the rpsB gene encoding 30S ribosomal protein S2, whose amino-acid sequence MVQETTLNPNQDNIPLGDEALSMKALLEAGVHFGHQTHRWNPQMRRFIFAQRNGIHIVDLQQTMGLLEQACEFANKVAATGKRILMVGTKKQAQDAVRDEAIRAGQYYVNQRWLGGTITNFETIEKRIDYLVRLEARRDRGEFSRLPKKEALKLEASIEKLNRYLGGIKEMTELPGAMFIVDVGREDIAVAEAKKAGVPIIALVDTDCSPTRVDWPIPGNDDAIRSIRLICHHIAQSAMEGHNEWLSSRGGYSQVIDEPIEPIQEEDLESETDTTNEKEDLELSAVEAAETESTESGSSE is encoded by the coding sequence ATGGTACAAGAAACTACGCTCAATCCTAATCAGGATAATATTCCTTTAGGTGATGAAGCCCTAAGTATGAAAGCGCTGCTAGAGGCAGGTGTGCATTTTGGTCACCAAACCCACCGATGGAATCCTCAAATGCGGCGTTTTATTTTTGCTCAACGCAATGGAATCCATATTGTTGACCTTCAGCAAACCATGGGCCTACTAGAACAGGCCTGCGAATTTGCCAACAAGGTAGCGGCTACGGGCAAGCGCATTTTAATGGTGGGTACGAAAAAACAAGCTCAAGATGCAGTACGTGACGAAGCCATTCGAGCTGGGCAATATTATGTAAACCAGCGATGGCTAGGCGGCACAATAACTAACTTTGAAACTATCGAAAAAAGAATAGATTATCTTGTCCGGTTAGAAGCCAGAAGGGATAGAGGCGAATTTTCAAGGCTGCCTAAAAAAGAGGCTCTAAAACTAGAGGCCTCCATAGAAAAGCTCAATCGCTATTTAGGTGGAATTAAAGAAATGACCGAACTTCCTGGCGCAATGTTTATTGTCGATGTAGGAAGAGAAGACATCGCAGTTGCAGAAGCAAAAAAAGCAGGTGTTCCAATCATCGCGCTTGTAGATACCGACTGCAGCCCTACCAGAGTTGACTGGCCCATCCCCGGCAATGATGACGCTATCCGCTCAATCCGATTAATCTGTCACCATATAGCTCAATCTGCTATGGAAGGTCACAATGAATGGCTTTCCTCTCGGGGTGGTTACAGCCAAGTTATTGATGAACCGATAGAGCCTATTCAAGAAGAGGACTTGGAATCGGAGACTGATACAACAAACGAAAAGGAAGATCTCGAACTAAGTGCCGTTGAAGCCGCTGAGACCGAATCTACAGAATCCGGTTCTTCAGAATAG